AGATTGCCGGCGTAGGCTGGCAGGTAATGGGCGGCGCCTTCGACCTCAAGGAATACCGAGGTTTTGAGGCCGCTGAAGCGTCCCAACCCCGGAATGTTCAGGGGGGCCGATTCGGCAATGACGTCGAACTGAACCTTCTGTTTCAGGCGATAGCCCGGCACATAGGCCTGGACTGCCGCCACCATCTCCTCGACGGAAGCCTCGATCTGCGCGTGATCGGCGGTTTCGGACAGTACAAACACCGTGTCACGCATCATCAGCGGCGGTTCGGCGGGGTTCATGATGATGATCGCCTTGCCCTTTGACGCCCCACCCACCGTTTCGATGGCCCTGGAGGTGGTTTCCGTGAACTCGTCGATGTTGGCGCGGGTGCCGGGGCCGGCGGATTTGCTGGCGATCGAGGCGACGATTTCGGCGTAGTGAACCCGGGCAACACGCGATACGGCGGCGACCACTGGAATGGTCGCCTGACCACCACAGGTGACCATGTTGACGTTGAGTCGATCCAGATTTTGCTCCAGGTTGACCACTGGAATGCAGTAAGGGCCGATAGCCGCCGGAGTGAGGTCGATCAGGCGGATACCCGGCTTGATCGCGCGCAGGAGCTTTTCGTTCTCCAGATGGGCACCCGCCGAGGTGGCATCGAAGACGAAGTCGATGTCCTTGAACTCGTCCATGCGGATCAGGCCTTCAACGCCCTCGTGGGTGGTCGCGACGCCCATGCGTTCGGCACGGGCGAGACCGTCGGATGCAGGGTCGATCCCGACCATCACCGCCATTTCCAGGTGT
The window above is part of the Pseudomonas fluorescens genome. Proteins encoded here:
- a CDS encoding acetaldehyde dehydrogenase (acetylating); translated protein: MSQTKLKVAIIGSGNIGTDLMIKILRNARHLEMAVMVGIDPASDGLARAERMGVATTHEGVEGLIRMDEFKDIDFVFDATSAGAHLENEKLLRAIKPGIRLIDLTPAAIGPYCIPVVNLEQNLDRLNVNMVTCGGQATIPVVAAVSRVARVHYAEIVASIASKSAGPGTRANIDEFTETTSRAIETVGGASKGKAIIIMNPAEPPLMMRDTVFVLSETADHAQIEASVEEMVAAVQAYVPGYRLKQKVQFDVIAESAPLNIPGLGRFSGLKTSVFLEVEGAAHYLPAYAGNLDIMTSAALATAERMAQSMLNA